One window of the Pseudofrankia sp. DC12 genome contains the following:
- a CDS encoding urea amidolyase associated protein UAAP2 produces the protein MPSSEVQAQAQVQAQVQVLACPTVAGGSVGSTVPVGAAYAPGSVLDWSESLVPGAVVLDERVAPNAPWSGVVRTGQVLTIVDVGGNQSADCLLYSAAGPEERYSVPDTLAWQQNAYVRTGTVLRSNEGRPMATVVANEIDRQDTIGGACSKESNTLRYGHHVMFHHGCRENFLAEASRHGLGVRDLVSNLNWFMNVPVEADGALGIVDGLSAPGRRVAFRAEMDVLVVVSNCPQMNNPCNDFNPTPLRMIVVAPA, from the coding sequence ATGCCGAGCTCGGAGGTCCAGGCCCAGGCCCAGGTCCAGGCCCAGGTCCAGGTCCTGGCCTGTCCGACCGTCGCCGGCGGCTCGGTCGGCTCGACCGTCCCCGTCGGCGCGGCCTACGCGCCCGGGTCGGTCCTCGACTGGTCCGAGAGCCTCGTGCCCGGCGCCGTCGTCCTCGACGAGCGCGTCGCGCCCAACGCGCCCTGGTCCGGCGTCGTGCGGACCGGCCAGGTGCTGACGATCGTCGACGTGGGCGGCAACCAGTCGGCCGACTGCCTGCTCTACAGCGCCGCCGGCCCCGAGGAGCGCTACAGCGTCCCGGACACCCTGGCCTGGCAGCAGAACGCCTACGTCCGGACCGGCACCGTGCTGCGCAGCAACGAGGGCCGGCCGATGGCGACCGTCGTCGCCAACGAGATCGACCGGCAGGACACGATCGGCGGAGCGTGTTCCAAGGAGTCGAACACGCTGCGCTACGGCCATCACGTGATGTTCCACCATGGCTGCCGGGAGAACTTCCTCGCCGAGGCGTCCCGGCACGGCCTCGGGGTGCGTGACCTGGTCTCCAACCTGAACTGGTTCATGAACGTGCCCGTCGAGGCGGACGGGGCGCTCGGCATCGTCGACGGCCTGTCGGCGCCGGGCCGCCGCGTCGCGTTCCGCGCCGAGATGGACGTCCTGGTCGTGGTCTCCAACTGCCCGCAGATGAACAACCCGTGCAACGACTTCAACCCGACCCCGCTGCGCATGATCGTCGTGGCGCCGGCGTGA